DNA sequence from the Calditrichota bacterium genome:
CCGGCGAGGTGCACGTTTATGCGTTAGGTATGTCAAAAACTCCGTTCACATCGGCTAACTTCACCTGGGGCGGAGACAACGTTTATTCATTGGATGGTTTGTTCGGCGGCGAATATCTGGTCGTTGCTTTTCTCGACGTTAATGGAAACGGCACGCCGGAACTGGATGAGCCGGTTGGAATGGCGGAGCAGAAAATAGCTATTGATGAGGGCGAAATTAAAGAAAATGTCGATATTACGCTTTTCGACGCGGATATGCACACTGGCTCAATTTCCGGAGTTGCAGTGTACAACGGCTTGCAGACAGGGGATATTCATGTCGCTGCGGTCGGCTTGTCGCTGACGCCGTTAAAAGATGTCGTAGCGGATGCGCAGACCGGAGAATTTGCGATTCCGCATCTGGCGCCGGGAACGTACCATCTTTTTGCTTACGTTGACGCGGACAGCAGCGGCGGATTTGATTTGGGAGAACCATTTTCCGAATCATATTTTGACACAATCAGCGTTGCTTTCGGCGAAGAAGTCTCGGGCGTGGAATTAACGCTGGTGGATCGGGGAACAGGAATCATTTCAGGAAAAGTAACCTATACCGGAACAGAACAGGGTTTGATCGTTGTCGCCGGTCTGGGACTTTCAGCGACGCCACTGGTGCCGGGTTTTGCTTTTCGCTTAGGCGATGGACCGTATCCTTACGTCATTGCCGGCGTCGCCCCTGGCTACTATACTGTCGCTGGTTTGATAAATACCAGTGGCGCTGGTTTGCCAACCAGTATTGATGAAGTGCTCAACGGCCCCCTCGGATTTTATCTCGATGATTTTATTTTTGTGCCGCCGGGCGATACCGTGGATAATGTTGATTTTACTCTCGAAGATTCCGCAAATAGCGTGATTAGCGGTACCATTTTTGCGCCGGAGGGTACGCATGGGTCAGTGCAGTTATTTTCTTTGGGAATTTCAAAAACTCCATTTATGAAACAAACGCTCAGTGATGCCGGCGCGTACCAGTTTTCACCAGTCGCCTCAGGAAAATATATTCTGGGCGCTTTTATGGATGCCAATGGCGATGGAAAATACAGCATGGACGAGCCCATCGCTTTCACGCAAAAATTACAAACTGTCTATCCAAATTCGCAGACGACAGACATCAATCTGTATCTCGCACCCAATCCTTTGAGCGATGTGAGTCTCGCGCAAGATCAGTCCAGGCCTAAAGATTTTGCTCTGTTGCCTAACTATCCCAATCCGTTCAATCCGAAAACGACGTTTGTCTATCAGGCGCCTCGTGAATCGCATGTGACGATTAAAATCTACAACTTATTAGGCAAAGAAGTCGCGACACTTGTGGACGAAATGGTGCAAGCAGGTACGCATCAACTGGTTTGGGACGCTCGGAACATGGCAAATGTACAAATCAGTTCGGGAATTTACATCTGCCGCATGGAAGCCGGCAATTTCAGCCAGAGCCAGAAGGTGATGTATGTGAGATAAATTTATTAAATTTTTTAACTAAAAAGCCCTTTCCGTGATGATGGCGGAGAGGGCTTTTTTGTTTTGGAAGATTTGGGATAATATTTTGCTTGTGCCACATCTCTTCTTTGTCGCTTCATTCAGATAGGTATTTTT
Encoded proteins:
- a CDS encoding T9SS type A sorting domain-containing protein, translated to MNRKIFALAMVALMILPLALFSQNGAIQGTIAYTGDQAGPIVVATLAIPPDLNAPLKIDTLMAPGAFSFENLTDGTYFVAAFMDVNMDGFPGFDEPVGLYPGAVTVENSSSVTDVDFAVSELPQGSGAIRGQVHYTGAFTGEVHVYALGMSKTPFTSANFTWGGDNVYSLDGLFGGEYLVVAFLDVNGNGTPELDEPVGMAEQKIAIDEGEIKENVDITLFDADMHTGSISGVAVYNGLQTGDIHVAAVGLSLTPLKDVVADAQTGEFAIPHLAPGTYHLFAYVDADSSGGFDLGEPFSESYFDTISVAFGEEVSGVELTLVDRGTGIISGKVTYTGTEQGLIVVAGLGLSATPLVPGFAFRLGDGPYPYVIAGVAPGYYTVAGLINTSGAGLPTSIDEVLNGPLGFYLDDFIFVPPGDTVDNVDFTLEDSANSVISGTIFAPEGTHGSVQLFSLGISKTPFMKQTLSDAGAYQFSPVASGKYILGAFMDANGDGKYSMDEPIAFTQKLQTVYPNSQTTDINLYLAPNPLSDVSLAQDQSRPKDFALLPNYPNPFNPKTTFVYQAPRESHVTIKIYNLLGKEVATLVDEMVQAGTHQLVWDARNMANVQISSGIYICRMEAGNFSQSQKVMYVR